The Physeter macrocephalus isolate SW-GA chromosome 13, ASM283717v5, whole genome shotgun sequence genome window below encodes:
- the ZAR1L gene encoding protein ZAR1-like isoform X3 produces MKVEGKTRTQTNCPRILRCAWAHGGRMERLVRVPYSLYPGYGNTLPLGQPGLSEHKQPDWRHNNGPPAFLARPGLLVPSNASDYCADPYKRAQLKAILSQMNPSLSLRLCKADTKEVGVQVSPRVDKSVQCSLGPRTLHSRSPWGSTGHKAPLSSWGVYSPVMGRRGLVRLQMNGEDEERKALSGPPEASQPPPQLPPPTPRSEEDQQEELRQQEELGEEDASSPRERKSKQAQGDASEPLRKPNFQVYFKQLCCKCQKSFNPYRVEAIQCQTCSKSRCSCLQKKRHIDLRRPHRQELCGRCKDKRFSCGSIYSFKCIM; encoded by the exons ATGAAGGTGGAAGGCAAAACAAGGACCCAAACAAACTGCCCCAGGATATTGCGCTGCGCCTGGGCGCACGGCGGCCGGATGGAGCGCTTGGTCCGTGTTCCCTACAGCTTGTACCCGGGCTATGGGAACACGCTGCCTTTGGGCCAGCCTGGACTCTCTGAACACAAACAGCCCGACTGGAGGCACAACAACGGCCCCCCCGCTTTCCTGGCCAGGCCGGGGCTGCTGGTGCCCTCCAACGCCTCCGACTACTGCGCGGACCCTTACAAGAGGGCCCAGCTTAAGGCCATTCTCTCCCAGATGAACCCCAGCCTGAGCCTGCGTCTGTGCAAGGCCGACACCAAGGAGGTGGGCGTGCAGGTGAGCCCCCGGGTGGACAAGTCCGTGCAGTGCTCACTGGGGCCTCGCACCTTGCACAGCCGCTCCCCCTGGGGCAGCACGGGGCACAAGGCGCCCCTGTCATCCTGGGGAGTCTATTCGCCAGTGATGGGCCGCAGGGGCCTGGTGCGGCTGCAGATGAATGGGGAAGACGAGGAGAGGAAGGCGCTTTCGGGTCCTCCCGAGGCCAGCCAGCCGCCGCCGCAGCTGCCGCCACCAACACCAAGGTCGGAAGAGGACCAGCAGGAGGAACTCCGGCAACAGGAAGAGTTGGGGGAGGAAGATGCCTCAAGTCCTCGCGAAAGGAAGAGCAAGCAAGCTCAGGGAGACGCCAGCGAGCCGCTCCGGAAGCCCAACTTCCAG GTTTATTTCAAACAACTCTGTTGCAAATGCCAAAAGAGTTTTAACCCTTATCGAGTAGAAGCAATCCAATGCCAG ACCTGTTCAAAGTCTCGTTGTTCCTGTCTTCAAAAGAAAAGACACATCGATCTAAGGAGGCCTCATCGGCAGGAGCTGTGTGGCCGCTGCAAAGACAAGAGATTCTCCTGTGGCAGTATTTACAGCTTTAAATGCATCATGTGA
- the ZAR1L gene encoding protein ZAR1-like isoform X1 translates to MKVEGKTRTQTNCPRILRCAWAHGGRMERLVRVPYSLYPGYGNTLPLGQPGLSEHKQPDWRHNNGPPAFLARPGLLVPSNASDYCADPYKRAQLKAILSQMNPSLSLRLCKADTKEVGVQVSPRVDKSVQCSLGPRTLHSRSPWGSTGHKAPLSSWGVYSPVMGRRGLVRLQMNGEDEERKALSGPPEASQPPPQLPPPTPRSEEDQQEELRQQEELGEEDASSPRERKSKQAQGDASEPLRKPNFQFLEPKYGYFHCKDCKTRWESAYVWCISGTNKVYFKQLCCKCQKSFNPYRVEAIQCQTCSKSRCSCLQKKRHIDLRRPHRQELCGRCKDKRFSCGSIYSFKCIM, encoded by the exons ATGAAGGTGGAAGGCAAAACAAGGACCCAAACAAACTGCCCCAGGATATTGCGCTGCGCCTGGGCGCACGGCGGCCGGATGGAGCGCTTGGTCCGTGTTCCCTACAGCTTGTACCCGGGCTATGGGAACACGCTGCCTTTGGGCCAGCCTGGACTCTCTGAACACAAACAGCCCGACTGGAGGCACAACAACGGCCCCCCCGCTTTCCTGGCCAGGCCGGGGCTGCTGGTGCCCTCCAACGCCTCCGACTACTGCGCGGACCCTTACAAGAGGGCCCAGCTTAAGGCCATTCTCTCCCAGATGAACCCCAGCCTGAGCCTGCGTCTGTGCAAGGCCGACACCAAGGAGGTGGGCGTGCAGGTGAGCCCCCGGGTGGACAAGTCCGTGCAGTGCTCACTGGGGCCTCGCACCTTGCACAGCCGCTCCCCCTGGGGCAGCACGGGGCACAAGGCGCCCCTGTCATCCTGGGGAGTCTATTCGCCAGTGATGGGCCGCAGGGGCCTGGTGCGGCTGCAGATGAATGGGGAAGACGAGGAGAGGAAGGCGCTTTCGGGTCCTCCCGAGGCCAGCCAGCCGCCGCCGCAGCTGCCGCCACCAACACCAAGGTCGGAAGAGGACCAGCAGGAGGAACTCCGGCAACAGGAAGAGTTGGGGGAGGAAGATGCCTCAAGTCCTCGCGAAAGGAAGAGCAAGCAAGCTCAGGGAGACGCCAGCGAGCCGCTCCGGAAGCCCAACTTCCAG TTTTTAGAACCAAAATATGGCTATTTTCACTGTAAAGATTGTAAGACGAGATGGGAGAGTGCTTATGTGTGGTGCATTTCTGGAACTAATAAG GTTTATTTCAAACAACTCTGTTGCAAATGCCAAAAGAGTTTTAACCCTTATCGAGTAGAAGCAATCCAATGCCAG ACCTGTTCAAAGTCTCGTTGTTCCTGTCTTCAAAAGAAAAGACACATCGATCTAAGGAGGCCTCATCGGCAGGAGCTGTGTGGCCGCTGCAAAGACAAGAGATTCTCCTGTGGCAGTATTTACAGCTTTAAATGCATCATGTGA
- the ZAR1L gene encoding protein ZAR1-like isoform X4, with amino-acid sequence MKVEGKTRTQTNCPRILRCAWAHGGRMERLVRVPYSLYPGYGNTLPLGQPGLSEHKQPDWRHNNGPPAFLARPGLLVPSNASDYCADPYKRAQLKAILSQMNPSLSLRLCKADTKEVGVQVSPRVDKSVQCSLGPRTLHSRSPWGSTGHKAPLSSWGVYSPVMGRRGLVRLQMNGEDEERKALSGPPEASQPPPQLPPPTPRSEEDQQEELRQQEELGEEDASSPRERKSKQAQGDASEPLRKPNFQFLEPKYGYFHCKDCKTRWESAYVWCISGTNKKRNSGFNSNTGDTRKQKTRHRTHPGEIY; translated from the exons ATGAAGGTGGAAGGCAAAACAAGGACCCAAACAAACTGCCCCAGGATATTGCGCTGCGCCTGGGCGCACGGCGGCCGGATGGAGCGCTTGGTCCGTGTTCCCTACAGCTTGTACCCGGGCTATGGGAACACGCTGCCTTTGGGCCAGCCTGGACTCTCTGAACACAAACAGCCCGACTGGAGGCACAACAACGGCCCCCCCGCTTTCCTGGCCAGGCCGGGGCTGCTGGTGCCCTCCAACGCCTCCGACTACTGCGCGGACCCTTACAAGAGGGCCCAGCTTAAGGCCATTCTCTCCCAGATGAACCCCAGCCTGAGCCTGCGTCTGTGCAAGGCCGACACCAAGGAGGTGGGCGTGCAGGTGAGCCCCCGGGTGGACAAGTCCGTGCAGTGCTCACTGGGGCCTCGCACCTTGCACAGCCGCTCCCCCTGGGGCAGCACGGGGCACAAGGCGCCCCTGTCATCCTGGGGAGTCTATTCGCCAGTGATGGGCCGCAGGGGCCTGGTGCGGCTGCAGATGAATGGGGAAGACGAGGAGAGGAAGGCGCTTTCGGGTCCTCCCGAGGCCAGCCAGCCGCCGCCGCAGCTGCCGCCACCAACACCAAGGTCGGAAGAGGACCAGCAGGAGGAACTCCGGCAACAGGAAGAGTTGGGGGAGGAAGATGCCTCAAGTCCTCGCGAAAGGAAGAGCAAGCAAGCTCAGGGAGACGCCAGCGAGCCGCTCCGGAAGCCCAACTTCCAG TTTTTAGAACCAAAATATGGCTATTTTCACTGTAAAGATTGTAAGACGAGATGGGAGAGTGCTTATGTGTGGTGCATTTCTGGAACTAATAAG AAAAGAAACAGTGGGTTTAATTCAAACACTGGTGACACtaggaaacaaaaaacaagacataGAACTCATCCTGGAGAAATTTATTGA
- the ZAR1L gene encoding protein ZAR1-like isoform X2 — protein sequence MKVEGKTRTQTNCPRILRCAWAHGGRMERLVRVPYSLYPGYGNTLPLGQPGLSEHKQPDWRHNNGPPAFLARPGLLVPSNASDYCADPYKRAQLKAILSQMNPSLSLRLCKADTKEVGVQVSPRVDKSVQCSLGPRTLHSRSPWGSTGHKAPLSSWGVYSPVMGRRGLVRLQMNGEDEERKALSGPPEASQPPPQLPPPTPRSEEDQQEELRQQEELGEEDASSPRERKSKQAQGDASEPLRKPNFQFLEPKYGYFHCKDCKTRWESAYVWCISGTNKVYFKQLCCKCQKSFNPYRVEAIQCQLAHCTSYRTEALKDCLHTDAD from the exons ATGAAGGTGGAAGGCAAAACAAGGACCCAAACAAACTGCCCCAGGATATTGCGCTGCGCCTGGGCGCACGGCGGCCGGATGGAGCGCTTGGTCCGTGTTCCCTACAGCTTGTACCCGGGCTATGGGAACACGCTGCCTTTGGGCCAGCCTGGACTCTCTGAACACAAACAGCCCGACTGGAGGCACAACAACGGCCCCCCCGCTTTCCTGGCCAGGCCGGGGCTGCTGGTGCCCTCCAACGCCTCCGACTACTGCGCGGACCCTTACAAGAGGGCCCAGCTTAAGGCCATTCTCTCCCAGATGAACCCCAGCCTGAGCCTGCGTCTGTGCAAGGCCGACACCAAGGAGGTGGGCGTGCAGGTGAGCCCCCGGGTGGACAAGTCCGTGCAGTGCTCACTGGGGCCTCGCACCTTGCACAGCCGCTCCCCCTGGGGCAGCACGGGGCACAAGGCGCCCCTGTCATCCTGGGGAGTCTATTCGCCAGTGATGGGCCGCAGGGGCCTGGTGCGGCTGCAGATGAATGGGGAAGACGAGGAGAGGAAGGCGCTTTCGGGTCCTCCCGAGGCCAGCCAGCCGCCGCCGCAGCTGCCGCCACCAACACCAAGGTCGGAAGAGGACCAGCAGGAGGAACTCCGGCAACAGGAAGAGTTGGGGGAGGAAGATGCCTCAAGTCCTCGCGAAAGGAAGAGCAAGCAAGCTCAGGGAGACGCCAGCGAGCCGCTCCGGAAGCCCAACTTCCAG TTTTTAGAACCAAAATATGGCTATTTTCACTGTAAAGATTGTAAGACGAGATGGGAGAGTGCTTATGTGTGGTGCATTTCTGGAACTAATAAG GTTTATTTCAAACAACTCTGTTGCAAATGCCAAAAGAGTTTTAACCCTTATCGAGTAGAAGCAATCCAATGCCAG